The following are from one region of the Simiduia agarivorans SA1 = DSM 21679 genome:
- a CDS encoding divergent PAP2 family protein, with protein MGILSIPVYLITPFFAWLVAGCAKFGFNCIRERRLAFDLIGYGGMPSNHSAIVGSMASLVAFKEGLNTPFFGVAVTLVFIVVLDAASLRKQIGRHAERINQMSVNHSAKALRERVGHSPLEIAAGLLVGALVGWLFSHLS; from the coding sequence ATGGGTATCTTGAGTATTCCTGTTTATCTTATAACGCCTTTCTTTGCTTGGTTGGTTGCAGGCTGTGCAAAGTTTGGTTTTAACTGTATTCGGGAGCGAAGGCTGGCTTTTGATTTGATCGGCTATGGTGGGATGCCCAGCAACCACAGTGCGATTGTTGGGAGTATGGCATCCTTGGTAGCTTTTAAAGAGGGATTGAATACCCCTTTTTTTGGCGTTGCGGTTACCCTGGTATTTATCGTTGTGCTTGACGCTGCAAGCTTACGTAAGCAAATCGGGCGACATGCCGAGCGCATCAATCAAATGTCGGTTAATCATTCGGCGAAAGCATTGCGGGAAAGAGTGGGGCACTCGCCTCTTGAAATAGCAGCCGGTCTGTTAGTGGGTGCGCTGGTTGGATGGTTGTTTAGTCATCTTAGCTGA